In a genomic window of Octopus sinensis linkage group LG16, ASM634580v1, whole genome shotgun sequence:
- the LOC115220479 gene encoding zinc finger protein 474-like — protein sequence MATRPRTVVCYICRREFGTRSIGIHEPQCLKKWKLENEKLPSHLRRKLPIKPDTLPAISGSNSQNISRFNEAVWKSAQNNLVACPSCGRTFLPDRLEVHIRSCKSSEDKIKPKQENRPKEKKMIRSDTATLITPVLITKNPNEEDSSSQSKSTSKRPTLRREGTYTPERHLSPERIPDNKNPVVPCKTCRFCQQSISSNLIAQHEAECRKNTEPEFTISPRVQELGKSSKIATLKTSQEWKSSKQNNENNTVRSSKNLTQSCPNCGRNFTEDRMFIHLRACKPRQQEQTIQSKKQELSQKVKSYSPKISVKQRSSKISPAKIEPKLGFRSQGPILPMCYICGREFGSKSLPIHEPKCLEKWKKENSKLPPKMRRPLPMKPADSLTGNDRNEMAWKISQESLVACENCARTFLPDRLIVHQKCCKPKQETSTSTLKSKTRELSSSTMPAIANRPCTIVCYICGREFGTKSISIHEPQCLKKWHIENDKLPKKHRRPEPLKPDNILLIQSSGGMYDVDAMNEAAWKSSQAALVPCRVCSRTFQPDRLIVHEKSCRPKKR from the exons ATGGCAACAAGACCACGAACAGTAGTGTGTTATATATGTCGCCGGGAGTTTGGAACCAGATCTATTGGTATACACGAGCCACAATGCTTGAAGAAATGGAAACTGGAAAATGAAAAATTACCAAGTCATTTACGGCGAAAATTACCTATAAAACCAGACACTTTGCCGGCTATCTCTGGTTCGAACAGCCAAAATATATCGAGATTTAATGAAGCTGTTTGGAAAAGTGCTCAAAATAATTTAGTTGCCTGTCCAAGTTGTGGTCGGACGTTTTTACCAGATAGATTAGAAGTCCATATCCGCAGCTGCAAAAGTAGCGAAGATAAGATTAAACCTAAACAAGAAAACAGacccaaagaaaagaaaatgattcgcTCTGACACGGCGACACTGATTACCCCAGTGTTAATTACCAAGAATCCTAATGAAGAAGACAGTTCTTCACAATCAAAATCCACTTCAAAAAGACCGACCTTGCGTCGAGAAGGTACTTACACACCGGAAAGACATTTATCTCCTGAAAGGATTCCGGATAATAAAAATCCGGTTGTTCCTTGCAAGACGTGTAGGTTTTGCCAACAAAGCATCTCTTCTAACTTAATAGCTCAACACGAAGCTGAATGCCGTAAAAATACAGAACCGGAGTTTACGATATCACCTCGGGTGCAGGAATTAGGGAAGTCCTCGAAAATAGCAACTCTAAAAACATCTCAAGAGTGGAAATCATCAAAGCAGAACAACGAAAATAATACAGTTCGATCGTCAAAGAATTTAACTCAATCATGTCCAAATTGTGGTCGAAATTTTACTGAAGACCGAATGTTTATCCATCTACGAGCTTGCAAACCGCGGCAGCAG GAACAAACCATTCAAAGCAAAAAACAAGAGCTGTCTCAAAAGGTGAAGTCTTATTCCCCCAAGATATCAGTCAAACAGAGATCATCTAAAATTTCTCCGGCCAAAATTGAACCAAAATTAGGATTCCGTTCACAAGGACCGATTCTGCCCATGTGTTACATTTGCGGACGAGAATTCGGAAGTAAGTCGTTGCCAATACACGAACCAAAATGTTTggagaaatggaagaaagagaACAGCAAACTGCCACCAAAAATGAGACGGCCGTTACCTATGAAACCTGCCGATTCTCTCACCGGTAATGACAG aaatgaaatggcGTGGAAAATTTCTCAAGAAAGCCTCGTAGCTTGCGAAAATTGTGCACGTACGTTTCTTCCGGATCGTTTAATAGTGCACCAAAAATGTTGTAAACCAAAGCAAGAGACATCTACGTCTACACTTAAATCTAAAACCCGGGAG ttATCTTCGTCTACGATGCCGGCCATTGCCAACAGACCATGTACCATAGTGTGTTATATTTGTGGCCGTGAATTTGGTACCAAATCAATATCGATCCATGAACCCCAATGTCTGAAGAAATGGCACATCGAAAATGACAAATTACCGAAGAAACACAGACGACCAGAGCCCCTGAAGCCTGATAATATTCTTCTCATCCAAA GTAGCGGTGGTATGTATGACGTTGATGCAATGAACGAAGCTGCATGGAAGAGTTCTCAAGCAGCATTGGTCCCATGTCGTGTATGCAGTCGTACGTTTCAACCAGATAGACTTATCGTACATGAAAAGAGCTGTCGACCaaagaagagataa